In one Streptomyces sp. T12 genomic region, the following are encoded:
- a CDS encoding helix-turn-helix transcriptional regulator, whose translation MTHINTLDPGASPLDYFGFELRRCREAAGLTQKQLGGIVYCTGSLVGQIETARKLPTLQFSERADAALGTGGLLSRLHELVMRSQLPAWFQQVAELEARATEICTFQMGMVHGLLQTPEYARAVLGLLDDTDLDDRTAVRLARQRIFEKGKPPVLWAILSEAALHQEIGGRETMRGQLAHLLSFERNPRINIQVLPFSAGAHAGLTGSFNLYRFESDPDIVYMEGYGSGHPTANPDTVKDCSLRYDHLQAASLSLRDSAELIRRVMEERYGEQPDPDGDSVA comes from the coding sequence GTGACCCACATCAACACCCTCGACCCCGGCGCCTCGCCACTCGACTACTTCGGCTTCGAGCTACGGCGGTGCCGCGAGGCCGCCGGGCTGACCCAGAAGCAGCTCGGGGGCATCGTCTACTGCACCGGTTCGCTGGTCGGCCAGATCGAGACGGCCCGGAAGCTGCCGACGCTGCAGTTCAGTGAGCGGGCGGATGCGGCGCTGGGGACGGGTGGGTTGCTGTCCCGGCTGCATGAGCTGGTGATGCGTAGTCAACTTCCGGCCTGGTTTCAGCAGGTGGCGGAGTTGGAGGCGCGGGCGACGGAGATCTGCACCTTCCAGATGGGCATGGTGCACGGTCTGCTCCAGACCCCCGAGTACGCGCGTGCCGTACTCGGCCTGCTGGACGACACGGACCTCGACGACCGCACCGCTGTACGACTCGCTCGCCAGCGCATCTTCGAGAAGGGGAAGCCACCGGTCCTGTGGGCGATTCTCAGTGAAGCCGCCCTGCACCAGGAGATTGGCGGTCGCGAGACGATGCGCGGCCAACTTGCCCACCTGTTGTCGTTCGAGCGTAATCCCCGGATCAACATCCAGGTGCTGCCGTTCTCGGCCGGAGCGCACGCGGGGCTGACAGGCTCATTCAACCTCTACCGCTTCGAGAGCGATCCGGACATCGTCTATATGGAGGGCTACGGGAGCGGGCACCCAACCGCCAACCCGGACACCGTCAAGGACTGCTCGCTCCGTTACGATCATCTTCAGGCCGCCTCCCTCTCCCTCAGGGATTCGGCGGAGCTGATCCGACGCGTGATGGAGGAACGCTATGGAGAGCAACCCGATCCCGACGGGGACTCGGTGGCGTAA
- a CDS encoding DUF397 domain-containing protein, whose product MESNPIPTGTRWRKSSHSSDQGGNCIECAPLGALAWRKSSYSSDQGGDCVEIAETPHTTLAIRDSKNPAGPTVTLDPAAFTTFVDWTASTAPSV is encoded by the coding sequence ATGGAGAGCAACCCGATCCCGACGGGGACTCGGTGGCGTAAGTCCAGCCACAGCAGTGACCAGGGCGGCAACTGCATCGAATGCGCGCCGCTCGGGGCCCTGGCCTGGCGTAAGTCTTCGTACAGCAGTGACCAGGGCGGCGACTGCGTCGAAATCGCCGAAACCCCTCACACCACCCTCGCCATCCGCGACTCCAAGAACCCGGCGGGGCCAACCGTCACACTCGACCCCGCCGCGTTCACCACGTTCGTCGACTGGACGGCATCCACCGCTCCGTCCGTTTGA
- a CDS encoding AAA family ATPase — protein MSGGTAAGHVGPRRFLIATAVSHYPHAPQWDRPGLVEARRKIVELFTTKLGYEHVPDLGANPTQHQLLWELREFCRAPERRPDDVVAVYITAHGELLRAEDEYVLLTSDTRPDDLHDALQPGQLVRKILAGTKVRRLLLMLDTCYSGQGGNELLAAMAKLKSGWREQDAGLALITSTQPYELARTGAFPELLSEAVTSLATAGYTPELLALDAVVNATRNNPKRPDHQRIGLEIIGLTGEIPPFLPNAKHSKQLSHTDMALQRAAEWDEQDKRRDVEFRTRLLRRAMGHRDEDRVGWWFSGRHRALADITGWLGELPDERPALVVTGDPGSGKTAVLGLLAAVSDPEYRREVPLASLGLRAGQLPPPQAIGTAVYAQNLTDQQVVRALAAALRLPPTEAVADLLNHLADASVPERPRVVLIDGLDEAATPSSLCGQVLRPLMDLARPHLRLLLGTRPHLLAPLHLARRDHIDLDSSRYADPRAVLAYTVRNLIDAHPESPYPDCPDELRLGVAEAVAQAAGHSFLVARITAGTLAATAGLPDPRDPDWRRSLPRVAADAMHRDLHQRFGEGAERILDLLRPLAYAEGQGLPWEDIWAPLASELSRRRRYTNEDLRRLRRDAGAYVVEAVEDGRSVYRLYHEAMAEYVRRGWDAGKAHRAFTTVMRRAVPYRLDGARDWARAHPYALRHLAVHAAHAGLLDDLVAEHEYLVHADADTLVLLLLGVRSDTARLHAAVYRASIQFHRHLDAAGRRRILALDAARYNESSLLRALNNGTPELTWKPLAASGSLLSANLLNAFTVPPAQVAAVACTVLDGREVVVTGSVDKTLRIWDLATGQPVGRPMTGHTRKVDAVACTTLHGRPVAVSGSSDATVRAWDLAACEPVGRPMTGHTKRVDSVACTTLNRRPVVVTGAETLRVWDLATGSPVGKPMNAGGRVSALTVARVHGSPVAVTGSTTSGVRAWDLANCRERGGLWGSEGVRARAMACTELGGRPVVVAWAQDGKLHIWDPETGERLAEFESHVTQVHALVCTRLDRRPVAVACSHDRALAVWDLESHRLVESLSSESNAGTSLARTSLAGQHVAVSGSRDVVRVWDLSASRPLGRAVAGHTQRITAVDVGELEGWPVFVTTSHDMTVRIWDPSSCWPIGDPLKGHRHDVRAVACATLRGRPVAVTASLDRSVRVWDLERQATSGYLTGHSEAVSQVACHVLDGRPVAVGSAQDDTLWVWDLETGRPLYRCLHIDRGARRAMASTVVAGRLIAVTSGEGVTQFWDLATRRSITEIEHSALAIACGAVDDRPVVVTCGRDGTVQVRDLGTGRLLGRPMTGHGRAAHSVRCGTLDGRPVAVTCSLDDTVRIWDLANCTPVGMLQVPGVSQAVLLDDTGDLVCAFGSDVAVFARQ, from the coding sequence ATGAGCGGCGGGACGGCTGCCGGTCACGTCGGCCCGCGCCGCTTCCTGATCGCGACCGCGGTCAGCCACTACCCGCACGCGCCGCAGTGGGACCGGCCGGGCCTCGTCGAGGCGCGCCGCAAGATCGTGGAGCTGTTCACCACCAAGCTCGGCTACGAGCACGTCCCCGACCTGGGCGCCAACCCGACGCAGCACCAACTGCTGTGGGAATTAAGGGAGTTCTGCCGCGCGCCTGAGCGTCGGCCCGATGACGTGGTCGCCGTGTACATCACCGCGCACGGTGAACTCCTGCGCGCCGAGGACGAGTACGTCCTCCTCACCTCGGACACCCGTCCCGACGACCTGCACGACGCGCTGCAGCCGGGCCAGCTGGTCCGCAAGATCCTCGCCGGGACGAAGGTGCGGCGGCTGCTGCTGATGCTCGACACCTGCTACTCCGGCCAGGGCGGCAATGAACTGCTCGCGGCGATGGCGAAGTTGAAGAGCGGCTGGCGTGAGCAGGACGCGGGCCTGGCGCTGATCACCTCGACCCAGCCGTACGAACTCGCCCGGACCGGAGCCTTCCCCGAGCTGCTGTCGGAAGCGGTGACCAGCCTCGCCACCGCCGGGTACACACCGGAGCTGCTGGCTCTGGACGCGGTGGTCAATGCCACCCGCAACAACCCCAAGCGCCCCGACCACCAGCGGATCGGCCTGGAGATCATCGGCCTGACCGGCGAGATACCGCCCTTCCTGCCCAACGCCAAGCACAGCAAGCAGCTGTCCCACACCGACATGGCCCTGCAACGGGCCGCCGAGTGGGACGAGCAGGACAAGCGGCGGGACGTGGAGTTCCGGACGCGGTTGCTGCGGCGGGCGATGGGGCACCGGGACGAGGACCGGGTGGGATGGTGGTTCTCGGGTCGGCATCGGGCGCTGGCGGACATCACGGGCTGGCTCGGTGAACTGCCGGACGAGCGGCCCGCGTTGGTGGTCACCGGCGATCCCGGATCGGGGAAGACGGCTGTGCTGGGGCTGTTGGCGGCGGTGAGCGACCCGGAGTACCGGCGGGAGGTACCGCTGGCGAGCCTGGGGCTGCGGGCCGGGCAGCTGCCGCCGCCGCAGGCGATCGGTACGGCGGTCTACGCCCAGAACCTGACCGACCAGCAGGTGGTGCGGGCGCTCGCCGCGGCGCTCCGGCTGCCGCCGACGGAGGCGGTGGCCGACCTGTTGAACCACCTCGCCGACGCTTCTGTGCCCGAACGGCCCCGCGTGGTGCTGATCGACGGCCTGGACGAGGCGGCGACACCGTCCTCCCTGTGCGGCCAGGTGCTGCGCCCCCTGATGGACCTGGCGCGGCCTCACCTGCGCCTGCTCCTCGGCACCCGGCCCCACCTCCTGGCCCCGCTGCACCTGGCGCGGCGGGACCACATCGACCTGGACTCCTCTCGCTACGCCGACCCGAGGGCCGTACTGGCCTACACGGTGCGCAACTTGATCGACGCGCACCCCGAATCGCCGTATCCGGACTGCCCGGACGAGCTACGGCTGGGGGTGGCGGAGGCCGTCGCCCAGGCCGCCGGGCACTCCTTCCTGGTAGCCCGCATCACGGCAGGCACCCTCGCGGCGACGGCTGGGCTGCCCGACCCGCGGGATCCCGACTGGCGCCGGTCACTGCCGCGCGTGGCCGCCGACGCCATGCACCGTGACCTGCATCAGCGCTTCGGCGAGGGCGCCGAGAGGATCCTCGATCTGCTGCGGCCGCTGGCGTACGCCGAGGGCCAGGGCCTGCCCTGGGAGGACATCTGGGCGCCGCTCGCCTCGGAGTTGTCCAGGCGGCGCCGTTACACCAACGAGGATCTGCGCCGGTTGCGGCGGGACGCGGGCGCGTATGTGGTGGAGGCCGTCGAGGACGGGCGGTCGGTGTACCGGCTGTACCACGAGGCGATGGCGGAGTATGTGCGGCGGGGGTGGGACGCCGGGAAGGCGCACCGGGCGTTCACCACAGTCATGCGGCGGGCCGTGCCGTACCGGCTCGACGGTGCGCGGGACTGGGCGCGGGCCCACCCGTATGCCCTGCGGCACCTCGCTGTCCATGCGGCCCACGCGGGCCTGCTCGACGACCTGGTCGCCGAGCACGAATACCTCGTACACGCCGACGCCGACACGCTGGTGCTGCTCCTGCTGGGGGTCAGGAGCGACACCGCCCGGCTCCATGCCGCGGTCTACCGGGCGTCCATCCAGTTCCATCGCCATCTCGACGCGGCCGGCCGGCGCCGCATCCTCGCTCTGGACGCCGCCCGCTACAACGAATCCTCCCTCCTGAGGGCGCTCAACAACGGGACGCCCGAGCTGACGTGGAAGCCCCTCGCCGCATCCGGTTCGCTTCTCTCCGCCAACCTGCTCAACGCCTTCACCGTTCCCCCCGCGCAGGTTGCCGCCGTGGCCTGCACGGTCCTCGACGGCCGCGAGGTCGTCGTCACCGGGTCGGTGGACAAGACACTCCGTATCTGGGATCTGGCCACCGGCCAACCCGTCGGCAGACCCATGACCGGCCACACCAGGAAGGTGGACGCGGTGGCCTGCACGACCCTCCACGGCCGCCCGGTCGCCGTCAGCGGATCGAGCGACGCGACCGTCCGCGCCTGGGATCTCGCCGCCTGCGAACCCGTGGGCAGACCCATGACCGGCCACACCAAGAGGGTGGACTCGGTGGCCTGTACCACGCTGAACCGCCGCCCGGTCGTCGTCACCGGTGCGGAGACACTGCGCGTCTGGGATCTGGCCACGGGCAGCCCCGTCGGCAAGCCGATGAATGCCGGCGGCCGGGTGAGCGCGCTGACGGTCGCCAGGGTGCACGGCAGCCCGGTCGCCGTCACGGGCTCCACGACCTCGGGGGTGCGGGCGTGGGACCTGGCGAACTGCCGGGAGCGGGGCGGGCTGTGGGGCTCCGAGGGAGTTCGTGCCAGGGCGATGGCGTGTACGGAACTGGGCGGCCGCCCGGTTGTCGTTGCCTGGGCGCAGGACGGGAAGTTGCACATCTGGGATCCGGAGACAGGTGAGCGCCTGGCGGAGTTCGAGTCGCACGTCACTCAAGTGCACGCCTTGGTCTGTACACGGTTGGATCGCCGTCCGGTCGCCGTCGCCTGTTCACACGACCGGGCCCTGGCCGTCTGGGATCTGGAGTCCCACCGGCTGGTCGAAAGCCTCAGCAGCGAGAGCAACGCCGGCACATCGTTGGCGCGCACGTCGCTGGCCGGGCAACACGTCGCGGTGAGTGGTTCACGCGACGTGGTCCGCGTCTGGGACCTGTCCGCCTCGCGGCCCCTCGGCCGCGCGGTTGCCGGCCACACCCAGCGGATCACCGCCGTGGACGTCGGCGAGCTGGAAGGATGGCCGGTCTTCGTCACCACCTCCCACGACATGACGGTCCGGATCTGGGATCCGAGCAGTTGCTGGCCCATCGGTGATCCCCTGAAAGGACACCGGCATGACGTGCGAGCCGTGGCGTGCGCCACGCTGCGCGGTCGGCCGGTCGCCGTCACCGCCTCCCTGGACCGCTCGGTGCGGGTCTGGGACCTGGAACGCCAGGCCACGTCCGGATATCTCACCGGCCATAGCGAAGCCGTGTCCCAGGTGGCGTGCCACGTCCTGGACGGCCGCCCGGTCGCCGTCGGCAGTGCGCAGGACGACACCTTGTGGGTGTGGGACCTCGAAACGGGAAGGCCCCTGTACCGGTGCCTCCACATCGACCGAGGGGCGCGCCGGGCCATGGCCTCCACCGTCGTGGCCGGTCGCCTGATCGCGGTCACCTCGGGTGAGGGGGTGACGCAGTTCTGGGATCTGGCAACTCGCCGCTCGATCACGGAGATTGAGCACAGTGCCCTCGCCATCGCGTGCGGCGCCGTCGACGACCGTCCCGTGGTGGTGACCTGTGGTCGGGACGGCACGGTGCAGGTGCGGGACCTCGGCACGGGCCGGCTGCTCGGCCGGCCGATGACCGGACACGGCAGAGCCGCGCACTCGGTGCGGTGCGGGACGTTGGACGGCCGCCCGGTCGCCGTCACCTGCTCCCTCGACGACACGGTCCGGATCTGGGACCTGGCGAACTGCACGCCCGTCGGCATGCTCCAGGTCCCCGGCGTCTCCCAGGCGGTGCTCCTCGACGACACGGGCGACCTGGTCTGTGCCTTCGGCAGCGACGTGGCCGTCTTCGCCCGCCAGTGA
- a CDS encoding P-loop NTPase fold protein, with translation MYQHAVSRARLEARLRRVLVAAGVLALLMLLTTSMAFGWSDALKDALAHDRSVSVKSVAGQGFGFVLIVALIAAGVAFVPWCVHYLLSRDVRAGVPTAKGRQLLVTGGFAYGVLALLCSLFAGMYPTEVAWQLRHDRPLEQVGGYSEGFWFMLGSLALFALVPLSLRRLAKAASRKSLSLAYLIAVRDSGERNQAERQAKAVWQEAVEQVLLSFLRDQIRRRTQRVLSTRLTITDAPGLRQLRAGHEHVPTQADRQLDVISAGMESGSIALSGPRGAGKTQLLKNFCKVDEKRDSPGQLSLVEPVPVVFDRREFMLHLFYKLCDLVIKEGLATAQEAERHKRSIRYLQTQSDEAAIGAGWRSWTLSAKRATSLAEQPQTYPEIVDTLKRFLSRTAQELDGDKQRRRRLVIGIDELDRIEPAATARTFLNELKAVFDVPKCLFVLSVSDEALREAELAPVGRRDAFDSAIDEVVRVEPLDLETAQRLLSRRVVGLPVPFAALFYCLSGGIPRDLLRTARAAYSYVSTEDVRLLSDLAKKLVDREVDRIANTAGGSEEHAELAQLFRRDVVAADAPLDELGNLIHQRAGASGERARMGATLANRAYHLDTVQRIFTDSLPLERIDEDSDSHLLGSFSDLARAQREIGTADTLARSTLQLVRTAWSLPALPPVPPV, from the coding sequence ATGTATCAGCACGCTGTTTCCCGGGCTCGTCTGGAGGCTCGGCTCCGCAGGGTGTTGGTGGCGGCCGGCGTGCTGGCGTTGCTCATGCTGCTCACGACGTCGATGGCATTCGGCTGGAGCGACGCGCTCAAGGACGCCCTGGCTCATGACCGTTCCGTTTCGGTCAAGTCCGTTGCGGGTCAAGGCTTTGGATTCGTCCTTATCGTGGCCCTGATCGCCGCCGGTGTGGCCTTCGTGCCCTGGTGTGTCCACTACCTTCTGTCGCGCGATGTGCGGGCAGGCGTACCAACGGCCAAGGGGCGTCAACTGCTCGTCACCGGGGGCTTCGCGTATGGCGTTCTGGCGCTCTTGTGCTCGCTCTTTGCGGGGATGTACCCGACGGAGGTCGCCTGGCAGCTCCGGCACGACCGGCCTTTGGAACAGGTCGGTGGGTACAGCGAGGGCTTCTGGTTCATGCTGGGTTCGCTCGCGTTGTTCGCGCTTGTGCCTTTGTCGCTTCGAAGACTCGCAAAGGCTGCGTCCAGGAAGTCGCTCTCCCTCGCCTATTTGATCGCCGTACGCGATTCAGGGGAACGGAACCAAGCCGAACGGCAGGCCAAGGCCGTTTGGCAGGAGGCCGTGGAGCAGGTCTTGCTGAGTTTCCTGCGGGATCAGATCCGCCGACGGACCCAGCGCGTCCTGTCCACGCGCCTCACCATCACGGACGCCCCGGGCCTGAGGCAGCTACGCGCCGGCCATGAGCATGTGCCGACGCAGGCCGACCGTCAACTGGACGTGATCAGTGCGGGGATGGAGAGCGGAAGCATCGCTCTGTCCGGGCCACGCGGGGCAGGCAAGACGCAACTGCTGAAGAACTTCTGCAAGGTCGACGAAAAACGGGATTCCCCAGGGCAGTTGAGCCTCGTCGAGCCGGTACCGGTCGTCTTCGACCGGCGGGAGTTCATGCTCCACCTCTTCTACAAGCTGTGCGACCTCGTGATCAAGGAAGGCCTGGCCACCGCGCAGGAGGCCGAGCGGCACAAGCGCTCGATCCGCTACTTGCAGACCCAGTCGGACGAGGCGGCCATCGGAGCCGGCTGGCGGAGCTGGACCCTGTCGGCGAAGAGGGCGACCTCGCTCGCCGAGCAGCCGCAGACGTACCCCGAGATCGTGGACACCCTGAAGAGGTTCCTCAGCCGGACCGCGCAGGAGCTGGACGGAGACAAGCAGCGCAGGCGGCGGTTGGTGATCGGTATCGACGAACTCGACCGGATAGAGCCGGCCGCCACCGCGCGTACGTTCCTGAACGAACTCAAGGCCGTGTTCGACGTGCCGAAGTGCCTGTTCGTGCTGTCGGTCTCCGACGAGGCGCTGCGGGAGGCGGAGTTGGCGCCGGTCGGCCGACGCGATGCCTTCGACAGCGCGATCGACGAGGTCGTCCGGGTCGAGCCGCTCGATCTGGAGACGGCCCAGCGGCTGCTGAGCCGTCGGGTGGTGGGGCTGCCGGTTCCCTTCGCCGCCCTGTTCTACTGCCTGTCGGGCGGCATACCGCGTGACCTCCTGCGGACGGCCCGCGCGGCCTACTCGTACGTGTCGACGGAGGATGTCCGGCTACTGTCCGACCTGGCCAAGAAGCTGGTCGACCGCGAAGTCGACCGCATCGCCAACACCGCCGGCGGTTCCGAGGAGCACGCCGAGCTGGCGCAGCTCTTCCGCCGGGACGTGGTCGCCGCGGACGCCCCACTCGACGAACTGGGCAACCTGATCCACCAGCGGGCCGGGGCGAGCGGAGAGCGTGCCCGGATGGGCGCGACGCTGGCGAACCGCGCCTACCATCTGGACACGGTGCAGAGGATCTTCACGGATTCACTCCCCCTTGAGCGGATCGACGAGGACTCCGATTCCCACCTCCTTGGCTCCTTCTCGGACCTCGCCAGAGCCCAGCGAGAGATCGGCACGGCCGACACCTTGGCCCGCTCCACGCTCCAACTCGTCAGAACAGCTTGGTCGTTGCCTGCCCTGCCGCCCGTCCCTCCTGTCTAG
- a CDS encoding phosphatase PAP2 family protein yields MANADHGGRPAQALGATAVGTVQARVRVARLGLWLVAAILGVRQVAVVLSTPSGERLTDLETWVGPDGVLHVKGSLYDSTQFTGTPFGGLVLKPLTRAAEQALGWGWTFGTLLLVAALGLVAARALPQPVSRRTSLLAAPVAISLLMLSLPVRNTLYLGQTSIMPVLLVLLGCFAVRGERAGGVLIGLAAALQPTLLLFTPLLWFTGRRRAALSTGATFAASTVLGWAAMPHDSYTYWVHHMGGVGLGGRADDLANQSLHGALLRLGLTGPLEIALFLLLGAAVAVLALRRAVRYAHDGQLLLAVAITGCAAIVMSPTAWQHQLLWVLLAVVGQVGKRASDRYVWPVAVILMMTLPAKTMVPDKVIFHPLRADLILLAALATAAVVPFLSRTSPYWQTPIPTRYADPVPSRFRHIPLVQSLRRVITRPNLLFELLLIRVTYYAYAQIRLAAAGGSNSAGRVTAEEHGAEIHSIERALHIDIEYWANHAVVKVDWLRAFFDFYYESFHFGVPLAILGVLYWRRPVDYRWARSAIGFATVFALIGFWLYPLAPPRLIPGLGIIDTVNGPQDFTQPDYGTLTDLTNQYAAMPSLHFGWSLWCGLVILILAPKWWMKPLGLLHPLFTATAIVVTGNHWVLDAVGGAMAVGAGFGMTYLLQGPRARTVTAQAEAEAEKLSSDSPASVRDRTPS; encoded by the coding sequence GTGGCGAATGCGGATCACGGTGGGCGACCGGCGCAGGCACTTGGAGCCACGGCCGTCGGCACGGTTCAGGCACGCGTTCGCGTGGCGCGCCTCGGCCTGTGGCTGGTCGCCGCGATTCTCGGGGTACGGCAGGTGGCCGTCGTCCTCAGCACCCCGTCCGGGGAGCGGCTGACGGACCTGGAGACCTGGGTCGGCCCGGACGGCGTCCTGCATGTGAAGGGCTCGCTGTACGACTCGACGCAGTTCACCGGTACGCCGTTCGGCGGGCTCGTCCTCAAGCCGCTGACCCGCGCCGCCGAGCAGGCCCTCGGCTGGGGCTGGACCTTCGGCACCCTCCTGCTCGTCGCCGCCCTCGGCCTGGTCGCCGCGCGCGCCCTGCCGCAGCCGGTGAGCAGACGGACCTCGCTGCTCGCCGCGCCCGTCGCGATCAGCCTGCTCATGCTGTCGCTGCCGGTGCGCAACACCCTCTACCTCGGCCAGACCAGCATCATGCCGGTGCTGCTCGTCCTGCTCGGCTGCTTCGCCGTGCGCGGCGAACGCGCCGGCGGCGTGCTCATCGGCCTCGCGGCCGCGCTCCAGCCGACCCTGCTGCTGTTCACCCCGCTGCTGTGGTTCACCGGCCGCCGCCGGGCCGCGCTCTCCACGGGGGCCACGTTCGCCGCGAGCACCGTGCTCGGCTGGGCGGCGATGCCGCACGACTCGTACACCTACTGGGTTCACCACATGGGCGGCGTCGGTCTCGGCGGCCGCGCCGACGACCTCGCCAACCAGTCCCTGCACGGCGCGCTGCTGCGGCTGGGGCTGACCGGACCGCTGGAGATCGCCCTCTTCCTGCTCCTCGGCGCCGCCGTCGCCGTGCTCGCGCTGCGCCGCGCCGTGCGCTACGCCCACGACGGACAGCTCCTCCTCGCCGTCGCGATCACCGGCTGCGCGGCGATCGTCATGTCCCCCACCGCCTGGCAGCACCAGCTGCTGTGGGTGTTGCTCGCGGTCGTCGGCCAGGTCGGCAAGCGGGCCTCCGACCGGTACGTGTGGCCGGTCGCCGTCATCCTGATGATGACGCTGCCCGCGAAGACGATGGTGCCGGACAAGGTGATCTTCCACCCCCTGCGCGCCGACCTGATCCTCCTCGCCGCGCTCGCCACAGCCGCCGTCGTCCCGTTCCTGTCGCGCACGTCGCCGTACTGGCAGACGCCGATCCCGACGCGGTACGCCGACCCCGTCCCCTCCCGGTTCCGGCACATCCCGCTGGTGCAGTCCCTGCGCCGGGTGATCACCCGCCCGAACCTGCTCTTCGAGCTGTTGCTGATCCGGGTCACCTACTACGCGTACGCCCAGATCCGCCTCGCCGCGGCCGGCGGCTCCAACTCGGCGGGCCGGGTCACCGCCGAGGAGCACGGCGCGGAGATCCACTCCATCGAACGCGCCCTGCACATCGACATCGAGTACTGGGCCAACCACGCCGTGGTGAAGGTCGACTGGCTGCGCGCCTTCTTCGACTTCTACTACGAGTCGTTCCACTTCGGCGTCCCGCTCGCCATACTCGGCGTCCTCTACTGGCGCCGCCCGGTCGACTACCGCTGGGCCCGCTCCGCGATCGGCTTCGCCACCGTCTTCGCCCTGATCGGCTTCTGGCTCTACCCCCTCGCCCCGCCCCGCCTGATCCCCGGCCTCGGCATCATCGACACGGTCAACGGCCCGCAGGACTTCACCCAGCCCGACTACGGCACGCTCACCGACCTCACCAACCAGTACGCCGCGATGCCGTCCCTGCACTTCGGCTGGTCCCTGTGGTGCGGCCTCGTGATCCTCATCCTCGCCCCCAAGTGGTGGATGAAGCCCCTCGGCCTGCTGCACCCGCTCTTCACGGCCACCGCGATCGTCGTCACCGGCAACCACTGGGTGCTGGACGCGGTAGGCGGCGCGATGGCCGTCGGCGCGGGCTTCGGCATGACGTACCTCCTCCAGGGCCCGCGCGCGAGGACGGTGACGGCGCAGGCTGAGGCTGAGGCGGAGAAGCTCAGCAGCGACTCTCCGGCTTCGGTGAGGGACCGTACTCCGAGCTGA
- a CDS encoding steroid 3-ketoacyl-CoA thiolase — MAAEPVIVEAVRTPIGKRGGALANLHPAYLLGETYRELLGRTGIPADAVEQIVGGTVTHAGEQSMNPARTAWLTMGLPYETAATTVDCQCGSSQQASHMTANMIAAGVIDVGISCGVEAMSRVPLGSGSKHGPGKPFPDEWNVDLPNQFEAAERIARHRGLTRENVDSLGLLSQERAAAAWAEERFKRETFAVQVPTTEEEQGAGQGMWRLVDKDEGLRDTSMEALAGLKPVMPTAIHTAGNSSQISDGAAAIMWASKRMARALKLRPRARIVAQALVGADPHFHLDGPIDATRAVLGKAGMSLKDIDLVEINEAFASVVLSWAQVFEQDLEKVNVNGGGIALGHPVGATGARLITTALHELERADKEFALITMCAGGGLATGTIIQRL; from the coding sequence ATGGCTGCCGAACCCGTGATCGTCGAAGCCGTACGCACCCCCATCGGCAAGCGCGGCGGCGCGCTCGCCAACCTCCACCCCGCCTATCTCCTGGGCGAGACCTACCGCGAACTCCTCGGCCGCACCGGCATCCCCGCCGACGCCGTCGAGCAGATCGTCGGCGGCACGGTGACCCACGCCGGCGAACAGTCCATGAACCCCGCGCGCACGGCCTGGCTGACCATGGGCCTGCCGTACGAGACGGCGGCGACGACGGTCGACTGCCAGTGCGGGTCCTCGCAGCAGGCCTCGCACATGACGGCCAACATGATCGCGGCGGGCGTCATCGACGTCGGCATCAGCTGTGGCGTCGAGGCGATGTCGCGGGTGCCGCTGGGGTCGGGGTCCAAGCACGGGCCCGGGAAGCCGTTCCCGGACGAATGGAATGTGGATCTGCCGAATCAGTTCGAGGCGGCGGAGCGGATCGCTCGCCATCGGGGGCTGACGAGGGAGAACGTCGACTCACTGGGTCTGCTCTCGCAGGAACGGGCCGCCGCCGCCTGGGCCGAGGAGCGGTTCAAGAGGGAGACCTTCGCCGTCCAGGTCCCGACGACCGAGGAGGAGCAGGGCGCCGGGCAGGGCATGTGGCGGCTGGTCGACAAGGACGAGGGCCTGCGCGACACGTCCATGGAGGCGCTGGCCGGCCTGAAGCCGGTCATGCCGACAGCCATTCATACGGCGGGCAACTCGTCGCAGATCAGCGACGGTGCGGCGGCGATCATGTGGGCCTCGAAGCGGATGGCGCGGGCGCTGAAGCTGAGGCCGAGGGCGCGGATCGTGGCGCAGGCGTTGGTGGGGGCCGACCCGCACTTCCACCTCGACGGTCCGATCGACGCGACGCGGGCGGTGCTGGGGAAGGCCGGGATGTCCTTGAAGGACATCGACCTCGTCGAGATCAACGAGGCGTTCGCGTCCGTGGTGTTGAGCTGGGCGCAGGTCTTCGAGCAGGACCTGGAGAAGGTCAACGTCAACGGCGGCGGGATCGCGCTCGGACACCCGGTGGGGGCCACCGGGGCCCGGCTGATCACGACCGCACTTCATGAACTGGAGCGGGCGGACAAGGAGTTCGCGCTCATCACCATGTGCGCGGGTGGCGGGCTGGCCACCGGGACGATCATTCAGCGGCTGTAG
- a CDS encoding ATP-binding protein, with product MNGYFPPTSLAPFRAQYRLRLTVGTHSARHIRTIARSLLDEWEMRELTDAVELGVTELVANVVRHVPDRRCEVLILRQEGAVRVEVTDGSRQLPVLPAELSLSAEGGRGLFLLDSVVDKWGVDPVSGGGKAVWFECWCGST from the coding sequence GTGAACGGATACTTTCCCCCCACCTCCCTGGCCCCCTTCCGCGCCCAGTACCGCCTGCGCCTCACCGTCGGCACACACTCGGCCCGGCACATCCGCACCATCGCGCGCTCGCTGCTCGACGAGTGGGAGATGCGTGAACTGACCGACGCCGTGGAGCTGGGCGTGACGGAGCTGGTCGCCAATGTCGTACGGCATGTTCCGGACCGGCGCTGTGAGGTGCTGATCCTGCGGCAGGAGGGGGCGGTTCGGGTGGAGGTCACCGATGGGTCCCGTCAACTCCCGGTGCTGCCTGCCGAGTTGTCACTGTCGGCGGAGGGCGGGCGCGGGCTGTTCCTGCTCGACTCGGTGGTCGACAAGTGGGGTGTGGATCCTGTGTCGGGGGGTGGCAAGGCGGTGTGGTTCGAGTGTTGGTGCGGAAGTACCTGA